A genome region from Pseudomonas sp. S06B 330 includes the following:
- the rpsP gene encoding 30S ribosomal protein S16, protein MLTIRLARGGSKKRPFYTLTVTDSRNPVTGSHIEQVGFFNPIARGQEVRLSVKEDRVAHWLSVGAQPSDRVAQLLKQAAKAAA, encoded by the coding sequence ATGCTAACCATCCGTCTTGCCCGTGGTGGCTCTAAAAAGCGCCCATTCTACACCCTGACCGTGACCGACTCGCGTAACCCGGTTACCGGTTCGCACATCGAGCAGGTTGGTTTCTTCAACCCTATCGCTCGTGGTCAGGAAGTTCGTCTGTCCGTTAAAGAAGACCGCGTTGCTCACTGGCTGAGCGTTGGCGCACAGCCTTCTGATCGTGTTGCCCAGCTGCTGAAGCAAGCTGCCAAGGCTGCTGCCTGA
- the ffh gene encoding signal recognition particle protein, whose product MFENLTDRLSQTLRHVTGKAKLTEDNIKDTLREVRMALLEADVALPVVKDFVNKIKERAVGTEVSRSLTPGQAFVKIVQAELEGLMGAANEDLALNAAPPAVVLMAGLQGAGKTTTAGKLARFLKERKKKSVMVVSADVYRPAAIKQLETLASDIGVTFFPSDISQKPVAIAEAAIREAKLKFIDVVIVDTAGRLHIDAEMMAEIKDLHAAVKPIETLFVVDAMTGQDAANTAKAFGDALPLTGVILTKVDGDARGGAALSVRAITGKPIKFIGMGEKSEALEPFHPDRIASRILGMGDVLSLIEQAEQTLDKEKADKLAKKLKKGKGFDLEDFRDQLQQMKNMGGLGGLMDKLPNMGGVNLAQMGNAQGAAEKQFKQMEAIINSMTPAERRDPELISGSRKRRIAMGSGTQVQDIGRLIKQHKQMQKMMKKFSAKGGMAKMMRGLGGMMPGGGMPKL is encoded by the coding sequence ATGTTTGAAAACCTGACCGACCGTCTGTCACAGACGCTGCGCCATGTCACCGGCAAGGCCAAGCTGACCGAAGACAACATCAAAGACACCCTGCGTGAAGTGCGCATGGCGTTGCTCGAGGCTGACGTCGCCCTGCCGGTGGTCAAGGATTTCGTCAACAAGATCAAAGAGCGTGCGGTCGGCACCGAGGTGTCGCGCAGCCTGACCCCAGGTCAGGCGTTCGTGAAAATCGTCCAGGCCGAACTCGAAGGCCTGATGGGCGCGGCCAACGAAGACCTGGCGCTCAATGCTGCTCCACCTGCCGTGGTGCTGATGGCCGGTCTGCAGGGTGCGGGTAAGACCACCACCGCCGGCAAGCTGGCGCGCTTCCTTAAAGAGCGCAAGAAGAAGTCGGTGATGGTGGTGTCGGCTGACGTCTACCGCCCGGCGGCAATCAAGCAGCTGGAAACCCTGGCAAGTGATATCGGCGTTACCTTCTTCCCTTCCGATATCAGCCAGAAGCCGGTAGCGATTGCCGAAGCGGCGATCCGCGAAGCCAAACTGAAATTCATCGACGTGGTCATCGTCGATACCGCCGGTCGTTTGCATATCGACGCCGAGATGATGGCCGAGATCAAAGACCTGCACGCCGCGGTCAAGCCGATCGAGACGCTGTTCGTGGTTGACGCCATGACCGGTCAGGACGCCGCCAACACCGCCAAGGCGTTTGGTGATGCGCTGCCGCTGACCGGTGTGATCCTGACCAAGGTCGACGGTGACGCCCGTGGCGGTGCTGCGCTGTCGGTGCGCGCCATTACCGGCAAGCCGATCAAGTTCATCGGTATGGGCGAAAAGAGCGAAGCGCTCGAACCGTTCCACCCCGACCGTATTGCGTCGCGAATCCTCGGCATGGGCGACGTGCTCAGCCTGATCGAGCAGGCCGAACAGACCCTCGACAAGGAAAAGGCCGACAAACTGGCCAAGAAGCTGAAGAAGGGCAAGGGTTTCGACCTCGAAGACTTCCGTGACCAGCTGCAGCAAATGAAGAACATGGGCGGCCTCGGCGGCCTGATGGACAAGTTGCCCAACATGGGTGGAGTCAATCTGGCGCAGATGGGCAATGCCCAGGGCGCAGCCGAGAAGCAGTTCAAGCAGATGGAAGCGATCATCAACTCCATGACCCCGGCCGAGCGCCGCGACCCTGAGCTGATCAGCGGTTCGCGTAAGCGCCGGATCGCCATGGGTTCCGGCACCCAGGTGCAGGACATCGGTCGTTTGATCAAACAGCACAAGCAGATGCAGAAGATGATGAAGAAGTTTTCTGCCAAAGGCGGCATGGCAAAAATGATGCGCGGCCTGGGTGGCATGATGCCCGGCGGCGGCATGCCCAAGCTGTAA
- a CDS encoding cytochrome C assembly family protein — protein sequence MLPLSPSLLPNLIAACLYAAATLYHGSRLAQGAKADKRLLGLLGALAVIAQGTALCWQLLTPLGLSLDFFSAASLIATAVIALTLLACLRIPVENLLLLLFPLGMATALIAQFAPSGTVPLINEEPGILAHILLSILAYGLFTIAVFQSLLLLVQDHQLKHKHPSGLIRNFPPLQTMESLLFGFLWTGWGLLSLSLISGWLFLDNLFAQHLVHKTLLACVAWVVFSVLLWGRTRLGWRGHKAIRWTLAGFCLLMLAYFGSKLVREFILHI from the coding sequence ATGCTCCCTTTGTCACCCAGCTTGCTACCTAACCTGATCGCCGCCTGCTTGTACGCCGCCGCGACTCTCTATCACGGCTCCCGGCTGGCGCAAGGCGCCAAGGCCGACAAACGCCTGCTCGGACTGCTGGGGGCACTGGCGGTCATTGCCCAAGGCACTGCGCTGTGCTGGCAACTGCTTACGCCTTTGGGCCTGAGCCTGGACTTCTTCAGCGCCGCCAGCCTGATCGCCACGGCAGTGATTGCCCTGACCCTGCTGGCCTGCCTGCGCATTCCGGTGGAAAATCTCTTGCTGCTGCTGTTCCCGCTGGGCATGGCCACGGCGCTAATCGCGCAGTTCGCACCGTCAGGCACGGTGCCGCTGATCAACGAAGAGCCGGGCATTCTTGCGCATATCCTGCTGTCGATCCTGGCCTATGGGTTGTTCACCATTGCCGTGTTCCAGTCCTTGTTGTTGCTGGTGCAGGATCACCAGCTCAAGCACAAGCACCCTTCCGGTCTGATTCGCAACTTCCCGCCACTGCAGACCATGGAAAGCCTGTTGTTCGGCTTTCTCTGGACCGGCTGGGGACTGCTGTCGCTGTCGCTGATTTCCGGCTGGCTGTTCCTCGACAACCTGTTCGCCCAGCACCTGGTGCACAAAACCTTGCTCGCCTGCGTAGCCTGGGTGGTGTTCAGCGTGCTGCTGTGGGGCCGCACCCGCCTGGGCTGGCGCGGCCACAAGGCGATTCGCTGGACACTGGCCGGTTTTTGCCTGCTGATGCTGGCGTACTTCGGCAGCAAGCTGGTGCGCGAATTCATCCTGCACATCTGA
- a CDS encoding transporter associated domain-containing protein codes for MDALPLGPLLGILALALLWSALFTAVDAAQQQLNGVRRNGLTDEHPALAVTPQSLVLCSTLGKLLVLALACLLGQRYNGEQGFWLAGLGAAGLVLVLAEYLPRQLARRNPHTFITLGNSLLKAPLKLLQPLAWLLDGCARLLLHPFRIQPHAVTLHELDGSDDDIDDHQLDHRLNLPESLLALDKITVNDILVPRNDIDGINLDDSIEQIIEQLIISRHTRLPVYHSDINQVEAILNTKLISHLLPKAELTRATLQAACYDPYFVPESTPLQLQLLNFHKQQRRLGVVVDEYGEVLGIVTLEDILEEIVGEFEDEHSLDNPHIHPQADGRFVIEGNVSIRELNRSLGWHLPSDGPKTLNGLVTEALESIPASAVCLKIGRYRLEILETEDNCASRILVWTVTR; via the coding sequence ATGGACGCACTGCCGTTAGGCCCCTTGCTTGGTATTCTGGCACTGGCCCTGCTGTGGTCGGCGCTGTTCACCGCCGTAGACGCCGCCCAGCAACAGCTCAATGGGGTACGGCGTAACGGCCTCACCGATGAACACCCGGCACTGGCGGTCACCCCCCAGTCCTTGGTGCTGTGTTCCACCCTGGGCAAGTTGTTGGTGCTGGCACTGGCCTGCCTGCTGGGCCAGCGCTATAACGGCGAACAAGGCTTCTGGCTGGCCGGGCTTGGCGCTGCCGGCCTGGTGCTGGTGCTGGCCGAATACCTGCCGCGGCAACTGGCCCGACGCAACCCGCACACCTTCATTACCTTGGGCAACAGCCTGCTCAAAGCCCCATTGAAACTGCTCCAGCCGCTGGCCTGGCTACTCGATGGCTGCGCCCGGCTGCTACTGCACCCGTTCCGTATTCAGCCCCATGCCGTCACCCTGCACGAATTGGATGGCAGCGACGACGACATCGATGACCACCAGCTCGACCACCGCCTGAACCTACCGGAGAGCTTGCTGGCGCTGGACAAGATCACCGTCAATGACATTCTGGTACCGCGCAATGACATCGACGGGATCAACCTCGACGATTCGATCGAACAGATCATCGAACAACTGATCATCAGCCGCCACACCCGCTTGCCGGTCTATCACAGCGATATCAACCAGGTCGAAGCAATCCTCAACACCAAGCTGATCAGCCACCTGCTGCCCAAGGCCGAGCTGACTCGCGCAACGCTACAGGCAGCCTGTTACGACCCTTACTTTGTCCCGGAAAGCACGCCGTTGCAGTTGCAACTGCTGAACTTTCACAAGCAGCAGCGGCGCCTTGGCGTGGTGGTCGACGAATATGGTGAAGTGCTGGGCATCGTCACCCTGGAAGACATTCTCGAAGAGATCGTCGGCGAATTCGAAGACGAACACAGCCTCGATAATCCGCACATCCACCCCCAGGCCGACGGGCGCTTTGTCATTGAAGGCAACGTTTCGATTCGTGAGCTAAACCGCAGCCTCGGCTGGCACTTGCCTAGCGATGGGCCGAAGACCCTCAATGGCCTGGTCACCGAAGCACTGGAAAGCATCCCGGCCAGTGCGGTTTGCTTGAAAATCGGTCGCTATCGCCTGGAAATCCTCGAAACAGAGGACAATTGTGCCAGTCGGATACTGGTCTGGACCGTGACTCGCTAG
- a CDS encoding MFS transporter yields the protein MTTSSTYAETEQASPGNSPARVATASFIGTAIEFYDFYVYATAAALVIGPVFFPQTSGTAQMLSAFLTFGIAFLARPLGSALFGHFGDRIGRKSTLVASLLLMGVCTTLIGVLPGYDSIGAWAPILLCVLRFGQGLGLGGEWGGAALLATENAPKGKRAWFGMFPQLGPSIGFLAANGLFLTLAMLLSDEQFRDWGWRIPFLLSAALVIVGLYVRLKLEETPVFAKAMARHERVKMPVVELFSQYWMPVLLGAAAMVVCYALFYISTVFSLSYGVSTLGYSRETFLGLLCFAVLFMALATPLSAWLSDRYGRKPVLIVGAVLAILSGFTMQPLLTSGSTIGVALFLAIELFLMGVTFAPMGALLPELFPTHVRYTGASAAYNLGGIVGASAAPFFAQKLVAMGGLSWVGGYVSAAALLSLIAVLCLKETRHSEL from the coding sequence ATGACAACCAGCAGCACTTACGCCGAAACTGAACAGGCCAGCCCCGGCAATTCGCCAGCACGGGTGGCCACCGCCAGCTTTATCGGCACCGCCATTGAGTTCTACGACTTCTACGTCTACGCCACCGCCGCCGCACTGGTGATCGGCCCGGTGTTCTTCCCGCAGACCTCCGGTACTGCGCAGATGCTCTCGGCCTTTCTCACCTTCGGTATCGCCTTCCTCGCCCGGCCTCTGGGTTCGGCACTGTTCGGCCACTTCGGTGACCGGATCGGGCGCAAATCGACCCTGGTCGCCTCATTGTTGCTAATGGGGGTGTGTACCACACTGATCGGCGTGCTACCGGGCTATGACAGTATCGGCGCCTGGGCACCAATCCTGCTCTGCGTGCTCCGTTTCGGCCAAGGCCTTGGCCTTGGCGGTGAATGGGGCGGCGCGGCGTTGCTGGCCACCGAAAACGCCCCCAAGGGCAAACGCGCCTGGTTCGGCATGTTCCCGCAATTGGGCCCTTCGATCGGTTTTCTCGCTGCCAATGGCCTGTTCCTGACCCTGGCCATGTTGCTCAGCGATGAGCAGTTCCGCGACTGGGGCTGGCGCATACCGTTCCTGCTCAGCGCTGCACTGGTGATTGTCGGCCTGTATGTACGCCTCAAGCTTGAAGAGACCCCAGTCTTCGCCAAAGCTATGGCCCGCCACGAGCGGGTAAAAATGCCAGTGGTCGAACTCTTCTCGCAGTACTGGATGCCGGTATTGCTGGGCGCCGCCGCGATGGTGGTGTGCTACGCGCTGTTCTACATCTCCACGGTGTTTTCGCTCAGCTATGGTGTATCGACCCTGGGTTACAGCCGTGAAACCTTCCTCGGCCTGCTGTGCTTCGCAGTACTATTCATGGCGTTGGCCACGCCACTCTCGGCCTGGCTCAGCGACCGCTACGGGCGCAAACCGGTGCTGATTGTGGGCGCGGTATTGGCGATTCTCTCGGGGTTCACCATGCAGCCCCTGCTGACCTCAGGCTCGACGATAGGCGTGGCGCTGTTTCTGGCCATTGAGCTGTTTTTGATGGGCGTGACCTTTGCCCCGATGGGCGCGCTGTTGCCAGAGCTGTTTCCGACCCACGTACGTTACACCGGCGCGTCCGCGGCCTATAACCTGGGCGGCATTGTCGGGGCTTCGGCGGCGCCGTTCTTTGCCCAGAAACTGGTGGCGATGGGAGGCTTGAGCTGGGTGGGCGGCTATGTCTCGGCGGCGGCTTTGCTAAGCCTGATTGCCGTGCTTTGCCTGAAAGAGACCCGTCATTCGGAGCTTTGA
- the purT gene encoding formate-dependent phosphoribosylglycinamide formyltransferase, which yields MTRIGTPLSPTATRVLLCGCGELGKEVVIELQRLGVEVIAVDRYANAPAMQVAHRSHVINMLDGAALRAVIEAEKPHYIVPEIEAIATATLVELENEGFTVVPTARAAQLTMNREGIRRLAAEELDLPTSPYHFADTFEEYSNAVDDLGFPCVVKPVMSSSGKGQSLLRSADDVQQAWDYAQEGGRAGKGRVIIEGFIDFDYEITLLTVRHVGGTTFCAPVGHRQEKGDYQESWQPQAMSPVALAESERVAKAVTEALGGRGLFGVELFVKGDQVWFSEVSPRPHDTGLVTLISQDLSQFALHARAILGLPIPLIRQFGPSASAVILVEGQSQQTAFANLGAALSEPDTAIRLFGKPEVNGQRRMGVCLARDESIEAARAKATRASQAVKVEF from the coding sequence ATGACCCGTATCGGAACCCCATTGTCGCCAACAGCGACCCGCGTACTGCTCTGTGGCTGTGGCGAGTTGGGCAAGGAAGTGGTGATCGAGCTGCAGCGCCTGGGCGTTGAAGTGATTGCCGTGGACCGTTACGCCAATGCCCCGGCCATGCAAGTTGCCCATCGCAGTCATGTGATCAACATGCTCGACGGCGCTGCCTTGCGGGCAGTGATCGAAGCTGAGAAACCGCACTACATCGTGCCGGAGATCGAGGCCATCGCCACTGCGACCCTGGTCGAGCTGGAAAACGAAGGCTTCACCGTGGTGCCAACGGCGCGTGCCGCGCAGTTGACCATGAACCGTGAAGGCATTCGGCGTCTGGCTGCCGAAGAGCTGGACCTGCCAACGTCGCCGTATCACTTTGCCGACACTTTCGAGGAGTACAGCAACGCGGTCGACGACCTCGGCTTCCCCTGTGTAGTCAAGCCGGTGATGAGTTCCTCGGGCAAGGGCCAGAGCCTGCTGCGCAGTGCTGACGATGTACAGCAAGCCTGGGACTATGCACAAGAAGGCGGGCGTGCAGGCAAAGGTCGGGTGATCATCGAGGGTTTCATTGATTTCGACTACGAAATCACCCTGTTGACCGTTCGTCATGTCGGCGGCACTACTTTCTGCGCGCCAGTCGGGCATCGTCAGGAGAAGGGTGATTACCAGGAGTCCTGGCAGCCGCAGGCCATGAGCCCGGTAGCCCTGGCGGAGTCTGAGCGCGTAGCCAAGGCGGTCACTGAAGCCTTGGGTGGGCGTGGCCTGTTTGGCGTGGAGTTGTTCGTCAAGGGTGATCAGGTGTGGTTCAGTGAAGTCTCGCCGCGTCCACATGATACCGGTCTGGTTACCCTGATTTCGCAGGACCTGTCGCAGTTCGCTCTGCATGCGCGGGCCATTCTTGGCCTACCGATCCCGCTGATCCGCCAGTTCGGTCCGTCCGCTTCGGCGGTGATCCTGGTCGAAGGCCAGTCGCAGCAAACCGCCTTCGCCAATCTGGGCGCCGCCTTGAGCGAGCCGGATACCGCGATTCGCCTGTTCGGCAAGCCGGAGGTCAATGGTCAGCGGCGCATGGGGGTATGCCTGGCGCGTGATGAGTCGATCGAGGCCGCGCGGGCCAAGGCGACACGTGCCTCGCAGGCGGTCAAGGTAGAGTTCTAA
- a CDS encoding VUT family protein — MPFLIAYISSVVLINYAFSSAPHLDVIWSAWGGLVFILRDMVQTRYGHGALVAMLAALALSYITSEPAIALASATAFAVSELIDWLVFSITKRPLHDRLWLSSALSIPIDTFIFFGMIGALTPAVVGTALASKFAGVTAVWLIMAWRLRKRAITG, encoded by the coding sequence ATGCCTTTTCTGATTGCCTACATCAGCAGCGTTGTGCTGATCAACTACGCCTTCTCCAGTGCCCCCCACCTGGACGTTATCTGGTCTGCCTGGGGTGGCCTGGTGTTCATCCTCCGTGACATGGTGCAGACCCGCTATGGCCATGGGGCACTGGTCGCCATGCTGGCGGCGCTGGCGCTTTCATATATCACCTCCGAGCCAGCCATAGCCCTGGCAAGTGCCACAGCATTCGCGGTCTCGGAGCTGATTGACTGGCTGGTGTTCAGTATCACCAAGCGGCCACTTCACGACCGTCTGTGGTTGAGCTCGGCGCTGAGCATCCCTATTGATACCTTCATATTCTTTGGCATGATCGGTGCCTTGACCCCCGCCGTGGTGGGCACGGCCCTGGCCTCCAAGTTCGCCGGGGTGACGGCCGTCTGGTTGATCATGGCCTGGCGTCTGCGTAAGCGTGCCATCACCGGCTGA
- a CDS encoding DUF1289 domain-containing protein produces the protein MSSNERPVASPCVHICALDEADICTGCQRSAAEITRWGRMDNSERRQVLKLCHERAVAAGLIFSVG, from the coding sequence ATGAGCAGCAATGAGCGTCCGGTCGCTTCGCCCTGCGTGCATATCTGCGCGTTGGATGAGGCTGACATTTGCACCGGCTGTCAGCGCAGTGCCGCAGAAATCACCCGCTGGGGCCGGATGGACAACAGCGAGCGCCGCCAGGTGCTGAAACTGTGTCACGAGCGGGCCGTGGCGGCAGGTCTGATCTTCAGCGTCGGTTGA
- a CDS encoding gamma carbonic anhydrase family protein — protein sequence MKYRLGDLRVETHPRSWAAPTATLIGKVRLQAGASVWFGAVLRGDNELIDIGENSNVQDGTVMHTDMGSPLTLGKGVTIGHNAMLHGCSIDDYSLVGINAVILNGARIGKYCIIGANALIPEGKEIPDGSLVMGSPGKVVRELTEAQKKMLEASAAHYVHNAERYARDLAPQED from the coding sequence ATGAAATACCGTCTGGGCGACCTGCGGGTCGAAACCCATCCACGCAGCTGGGCGGCGCCCACTGCCACACTGATCGGCAAGGTCCGCCTGCAGGCAGGGGCCAGTGTCTGGTTCGGCGCGGTGTTGCGTGGTGACAACGAACTGATCGACATCGGCGAGAACAGCAACGTCCAGGACGGTACCGTGATGCACACCGATATGGGCTCGCCGCTGACCTTGGGCAAGGGCGTGACGATCGGTCATAACGCCATGCTTCATGGCTGCAGCATCGATGACTACAGCCTCGTCGGTATCAATGCGGTGATCCTCAACGGTGCGCGTATCGGTAAGTACTGCATCATCGGCGCCAACGCGCTGATTCCCGAGGGCAAGGAGATCCCTGACGGTTCTCTGGTGATGGGCTCGCCAGGCAAGGTCGTGCGTGAACTGACCGAGGCGCAGAAGAAAATGCTCGAGGCCAGTGCCGCGCATTACGTGCATAACGCCGAGCGCTATGCCCGCGATCTTGCCCCGCAGGAGGACTGA